Proteins encoded by one window of Pseudonocardia alni:
- a CDS encoding LysR family transcriptional regulator — MTTPPTVRLANLDLNLLVSLRELLRERNVTRAAARIGISQPAASAALSRLRRHFDDDLLSRHPGGYVLTPLAAQLVEQVEGVCSAAERLFGTGHGFDPSSARRGFTLLVADYTVAVLGPALSAAAARRAPGIELRLRLVRESFSADIGETIRLIDGLIAPPAARFERPELRSTALFDDRWVCVVDADNPVAAGPDPTLDLDELAAMPWVVPFAPDRGMSAAAPMTRQLARLGVEPDIKVRVESYLSVPYLVAGTDRVALLQERLARQVADRLGLVVLPCPGDPGPIRERLWWHTDLDPDPAHRWLRELIVELSATL; from the coding sequence GTGACGACCCCGCCGACGGTCCGGCTGGCCAACCTCGACCTCAACCTGCTCGTCTCCCTGCGCGAGCTGCTGCGCGAACGCAATGTCACGCGCGCCGCCGCCCGCATCGGCATCTCCCAGCCCGCCGCCAGTGCGGCCCTGTCCCGGCTGCGCCGCCACTTCGACGACGACCTGCTGTCCCGCCACCCCGGCGGCTACGTCCTCACCCCGCTCGCCGCCCAGCTCGTCGAGCAGGTCGAGGGCGTCTGCTCGGCCGCCGAGCGGTTGTTCGGCACCGGCCACGGCTTCGACCCGTCGAGCGCCCGGCGCGGGTTCACCCTGCTCGTCGCCGACTACACCGTCGCCGTGCTCGGGCCCGCGCTGTCCGCGGCGGCGGCCCGGCGCGCCCCCGGCATCGAGCTGCGGCTGCGGTTGGTCCGCGAGTCGTTCTCCGCCGACATCGGCGAGACGATACGGCTCATCGACGGCCTCATCGCCCCGCCCGCCGCCCGCTTCGAACGGCCCGAGCTGCGCTCCACCGCCCTGTTCGACGACCGCTGGGTCTGCGTCGTCGACGCCGACAACCCGGTGGCCGCCGGGCCGGACCCGACCCTGGACCTCGACGAGCTCGCCGCGATGCCCTGGGTGGTGCCGTTCGCCCCGGACCGCGGCATGTCGGCGGCCGCGCCGATGACCCGCCAGCTCGCCCGGCTCGGCGTCGAACCCGACATCAAGGTGCGGGTGGAGAGCTACCTGTCGGTGCCCTACCTGGTCGCCGGGACCGACCGCGTCGCGCTGCTGCAGGAGCGGCTCGCCCGCCAGGTCGCCGACCGCCTCGGGCTGGTCGTGCTGCCCTGCCCGGGCGATCCCGGACCGATCCGCGAGCGCCTCTGGTGGCACACCGACCTCGACCCGGACCCGGCCCACCGGTGGCTCCGTGAGCTCATCGTCGAGCTGTCGGCCACCCTGTAG
- a CDS encoding AraC family transcriptional regulator gives MDPFGDLVRGLRSHGSLFGSTTLTPPWSLHFVDGAPLTLCAMLTGAGWILVPGADPVRLAAGETAVVRGPAGFHVVDEVGTPAGPIVCGVDCATPEQGGTRHRLGWHDPAPAPGSDASTLITGASPAGGEVGARLLDALPPVLRVGAGGSGDTVLDHVAAEVAVDAPGRQVVLDRLLDWLLVCTLREWFDRPDGRRPRWWTAQHDPVVGRALRLLHADPAAAWTVAGLAAATGVSRATLAKRFSDRVGEPPLTYLTGWRMTLAADLLLAEPGATLAGIARRVGYADPFGFSAAFTRVRGVTPSAFRRGERQGGRHGDRMGAPDGVSG, from the coding sequence GTGGACCCCTTCGGTGACCTCGTCCGCGGGCTGCGGTCGCACGGCTCGCTGTTCGGCAGCACCACCCTGACCCCGCCGTGGTCGCTGCACTTCGTCGACGGCGCACCGCTGACCCTGTGCGCGATGCTCACCGGCGCGGGGTGGATCCTCGTCCCCGGTGCCGACCCGGTGCGGCTGGCCGCGGGGGAGACCGCCGTCGTGCGCGGCCCGGCCGGTTTCCACGTGGTCGACGAGGTCGGCACCCCGGCCGGGCCGATCGTCTGCGGCGTGGACTGCGCGACGCCCGAGCAGGGCGGCACCCGCCACCGGCTCGGCTGGCACGACCCGGCGCCGGCCCCGGGCAGCGACGCGAGCACCCTGATCACCGGGGCCTCCCCGGCCGGGGGCGAGGTCGGCGCCCGGCTGCTCGACGCGCTCCCGCCGGTGCTGCGGGTCGGTGCCGGGGGCAGCGGGGACACGGTGCTCGACCATGTCGCCGCCGAGGTCGCCGTCGACGCCCCCGGCCGGCAGGTGGTGCTCGACCGGCTCCTGGACTGGCTGCTGGTCTGCACCCTCCGCGAGTGGTTCGACCGGCCCGACGGACGTCGTCCGCGGTGGTGGACGGCCCAGCACGACCCGGTGGTCGGGCGGGCGCTGCGGCTGCTGCACGCCGACCCCGCGGCGGCCTGGACCGTCGCCGGGCTCGCCGCCGCCACCGGTGTGTCCCGGGCGACGCTGGCCAAGCGGTTCAGCGACCGGGTGGGCGAGCCGCCGCTGACCTACCTCACCGGCTGGCGGATGACCCTGGCGGCGGACCTGCTCCTCGCCGAGCCCGGCGCGACGCTGGCCGGGATCGCGCGCCGGGTCGGGTACGCCGACCCGTTCGGCTTCAGCGCGGCCTTCACCCGGGTCCGCGGCGTCACCCCGAGCGCGTTCCGCCGGGGTGAGCGGCAGGGCGGACGGCACGGTGACCGGATGGGTGCTCCGGACGGGGTGAGCGGCTAG
- a CDS encoding pyridoxamine 5'-phosphate oxidase family protein — protein sequence MPSTDSRTALTDDDRVFLARPLHGFLSVAGGPVPPQPRPVWFEATDDGTVQLFTGPESLHIRRRRRDPRASLVVAAPVGERERWVAVDGSTTVETDGAHALAQRLAQRYWDLDDPARAADLAAILAEDQVRLVIHPERVRRLMF from the coding sequence ATGCCCAGCACCGACAGCCGCACCGCACTCACCGACGACGACCGCGTCTTCCTCGCCCGCCCGCTGCACGGCTTCCTGAGCGTCGCGGGCGGCCCGGTCCCGCCGCAGCCCCGCCCGGTCTGGTTCGAGGCGACCGACGACGGCACCGTGCAGCTGTTCACCGGGCCGGAGTCGCTGCACATCCGCCGCAGGCGCAGGGACCCGCGGGCCTCGCTCGTCGTCGCCGCGCCGGTCGGGGAACGCGAGCGCTGGGTCGCGGTCGACGGCTCCACGACCGTCGAGACGGACGGGGCACACGCGCTGGCGCAGCGGCTGGCGCAGCGCTACTGGGACCTCGACGACCCCGCACGCGCCGCGGACCTCGCGGCGATCCTCGCCGAGGACCAGGTGCGGCTGGTGATCCACCCCGAGCGGGTGCGGCGGCTGATGTTCTGA
- a CDS encoding Rv1733c family protein, giving the protein MRAADRPGSEPGPADRLRRRASRREDLLAVLLGLLAACGLVVAWLAGAAAHGSVLERGAVEARQRVPVAATVTARASAVGDLQTGQQSLTLSWTGPDGQPHSGGSTLPGVYDVGDRVPAWVGTDGRLAPPPSTPADAVTVAVAAGFITAVVWAAVVWVAGRLVFAWNGRAFARAWEEDWAAVEPAWSGRRTP; this is encoded by the coding sequence ATGCGCGCAGCCGACCGGCCGGGCTCCGAGCCGGGACCCGCTGACCGGCTCCGTCGTCGGGCGTCCCGTCGCGAGGACCTGCTCGCCGTGCTGCTCGGGCTGCTCGCCGCCTGCGGGCTGGTCGTGGCGTGGCTCGCCGGTGCCGCGGCCCACGGGTCGGTCCTGGAACGGGGCGCGGTCGAGGCCCGCCAGCGCGTGCCGGTCGCGGCGACGGTCACCGCGCGGGCGAGCGCGGTGGGTGACCTGCAGACCGGCCAGCAGTCGCTCACGCTGAGCTGGACCGGCCCCGACGGGCAGCCGCACTCCGGCGGCAGCACGCTGCCCGGCGTCTACGACGTCGGCGACCGGGTGCCGGCCTGGGTCGGCACCGACGGCCGGCTGGCGCCGCCGCCGTCGACCCCCGCCGACGCCGTCACGGTCGCCGTCGCGGCCGGGTTCATCACCGCCGTGGTGTGGGCCGCCGTGGTATGGGTCGCCGGGCGGCTGGTCTTCGCCTGGAACGGGCGCGCGTTCGCCCGTGCCTGGGAGGAGGACTGGGCGGCCGTCGAGCCCGCGTGGTCGGGTCGCCGCACCCCCTGA
- a CDS encoding L,D-transpeptidase produces the protein MVRDGKVTGGPFRVTTGGEGKATPVGHSFRVYRKEADHRSGEFPGPDGRPARMPWSVFFADGGIAFHGGDLSRESAGCVKLGARDAKRFFDTLQVGDKVQVVNGSVERRHRAEAHGRV, from the coding sequence CTGGTCCGCGATGGGAAGGTCACCGGCGGACCGTTCCGGGTCACCACGGGGGGCGAGGGGAAGGCCACCCCCGTCGGGCACTCGTTCCGGGTGTACCGCAAGGAGGCCGACCACCGCAGCGGCGAGTTCCCCGGCCCGGACGGCCGCCCGGCGCGGATGCCGTGGTCGGTGTTCTTCGCCGACGGTGGGATCGCCTTCCACGGCGGCGACCTCAGCCGCGAGTCGGCGGGGTGCGTCAAGCTCGGCGCCCGCGACGCGAAGCGGTTCTTCGACACCCTGCAGGTCGGGGACAAGGTGCAGGTCGTGAACGGGTCGGTGGAGCGCAGGCACCGCGCGGAGGCCCACGGCCGCGTCTGA
- a CDS encoding DUF4234 domain-containing protein: MTYPQHPSDPRRLHPAGPQPVGPPPSGDVGYGAPTGRVAPGPQPYPAPVPYSGPGTGLAPWRPGELAAPPHAPVGLAMKRRNPVAVWLGLPLITLGIYGLVWYYRIHREMAEFDPRRQVPVAGPLLVLLFLGWTVVAPLVSFYNTGQRIADSQRSAGLPVTCSPVVGLLLCFVFGLQTLYYQTELNRVVDAYRAPEGTRIVLPG, encoded by the coding sequence ATGACCTACCCGCAGCACCCGTCGGACCCGCGCCGGCTCCACCCCGCCGGCCCGCAGCCGGTCGGACCCCCGCCCTCCGGTGACGTCGGGTACGGCGCCCCGACCGGCCGCGTTGCTCCAGGACCGCAGCCGTACCCGGCCCCCGTTCCGTACAGCGGCCCTGGCACGGGGCTGGCCCCGTGGCGCCCCGGCGAGCTCGCGGCGCCGCCGCACGCCCCGGTCGGGCTGGCGATGAAGCGCCGCAATCCGGTCGCGGTGTGGCTCGGCCTGCCGCTGATCACCCTCGGCATCTACGGGCTCGTCTGGTACTACAGGATCCACCGCGAGATGGCGGAGTTCGACCCGCGCCGCCAGGTGCCCGTCGCCGGGCCGCTGCTGGTGCTGCTGTTCCTGGGCTGGACGGTCGTGGCGCCGCTCGTGTCGTTCTACAACACGGGGCAGCGGATCGCCGACAGCCAGCGCTCCGCGGGCCTGCCCGTCACCTGCAGCCCGGTCGTCGGGCTGCTGCTGTGCTTCGTGTTCGGCCTGCAGACCCTCTACTACCAGACCGAGCTGAACCGGGTCGTCGACGCCTACCGGGCGCCCGAGGGCACCAGGATCGTCCTCCCGGGCTGA
- the msrA gene encoding peptide-methionine (S)-S-oxide reductase MsrA: MTETAILAGGCFWGVQELLRERPGVVSTRVGYSGDPNTPNATYRRHGDHAEAVEIVFDPERISYREILEFFFQIHDPSTKDRQGNDIGRSYRSAIFYTSEEQKAVALDTIADVDASGLWPGRASTDVEPAGDFWEAEPEHQDYLQKFPYGYTCHFPRPNWVLPRRAASTS; encoded by the coding sequence ATGACCGAGACCGCGATCCTCGCCGGTGGGTGCTTCTGGGGTGTCCAGGAGCTGCTCCGCGAGCGCCCGGGCGTCGTGTCCACCCGGGTCGGCTACTCCGGCGACCCGAACACCCCGAACGCGACCTACCGGCGCCACGGCGACCACGCCGAGGCCGTCGAGATCGTCTTCGACCCGGAGCGGATCTCCTACCGCGAGATCCTGGAGTTCTTCTTCCAGATCCACGACCCGTCGACGAAGGACCGGCAGGGCAACGACATCGGCCGCAGCTACCGCTCCGCGATCTTCTACACGAGCGAGGAGCAGAAGGCGGTCGCCCTCGACACCATCGCCGACGTCGACGCGTCCGGGCTCTGGCCGGGCCGCGCGAGCACCGACGTGGAGCCGGCCGGTGACTTCTGGGAGGCCGAGCCGGAGCACCAGGACTACCTGCAGAAGTTCCCCTACGGCTACACCTGCCACTTCCCGCGCCCGAACTGGGTGCTGCCGCGGCGGGCGGCCAGCACGAGCTGA
- a CDS encoding acyl-CoA dehydrogenase family protein: MGAGTGELTTEEQAVVETVRDFVDRDVRPVVRELEHANTYPEKLIEQMKQLGIFGLAVPEPWGEAPVSMPCYALVTAELARGWMSLAGAMGGHTVVAKLLVAFGTREQQDRYLPRMATGELRATMALTEPGGGSDLQAMTTHARRTDDGWVVNGAKTWITNSRRSGLIALLCKTDPAAEPRHRGISVLLVEHGPGLTVSKDLPKLGYKGVESCELVFTDMAVPADAVLGGEPGHGFAQMMKGLETGRIQVAARALGVADAALADSLAYAQERESFGKPIWQHQSVGNHLADMATKITAARSLILHAARRYESGQRCDMEAGMAKLFASETAMEVALDAVRIHGGYGYSTEFDVERYFRDAPLMIVGEGTNEIQRNVIAAQLVKRGGLERW; encoded by the coding sequence ATGGGAGCGGGCACGGGTGAACTGACCACCGAGGAACAGGCCGTCGTGGAGACGGTGCGCGACTTCGTCGACCGGGACGTCCGCCCGGTGGTGCGGGAACTGGAGCACGCGAACACCTATCCCGAGAAGCTCATCGAGCAGATGAAGCAGCTCGGGATCTTCGGGCTCGCCGTCCCCGAGCCGTGGGGCGAGGCCCCGGTGTCGATGCCCTGCTACGCCCTGGTCACCGCCGAGCTGGCCCGTGGCTGGATGAGCCTGGCCGGCGCGATGGGCGGGCACACCGTCGTCGCGAAACTGCTGGTCGCCTTCGGCACCCGCGAGCAGCAGGACCGCTACCTGCCGCGGATGGCGACCGGTGAGCTGCGCGCGACGATGGCCCTGACCGAGCCCGGCGGCGGCTCGGACCTGCAGGCGATGACGACCCACGCCCGTCGCACCGACGACGGCTGGGTGGTGAACGGGGCCAAGACGTGGATCACCAACTCGCGGCGCTCGGGGCTGATCGCGCTGCTGTGCAAGACCGACCCGGCGGCCGAGCCGCGCCACCGCGGCATCTCGGTGCTGCTCGTCGAGCACGGACCGGGCCTGACCGTGTCCAAGGACCTGCCCAAGCTCGGCTACAAGGGCGTCGAGTCCTGCGAGCTGGTGTTCACCGACATGGCCGTCCCCGCCGACGCGGTGCTCGGCGGCGAGCCCGGACACGGCTTCGCCCAGATGATGAAGGGCCTGGAGACCGGCCGGATCCAGGTCGCCGCGCGCGCACTCGGCGTCGCCGACGCCGCCCTCGCCGACTCCCTGGCCTACGCCCAGGAACGCGAGTCGTTCGGCAAGCCGATCTGGCAGCACCAGTCGGTCGGCAACCACCTCGCCGACATGGCCACGAAGATCACCGCCGCACGGAGCCTGATCCTGCACGCCGCCCGGAGGTACGAGTCCGGACAGCGGTGCGACATGGAGGCGGGCATGGCGAAGCTGTTCGCCTCCGAGACCGCGATGGAGGTCGCCCTCGACGCGGTGCGTATCCACGGCGGCTACGGCTACTCGACCGAGTTCGACGTCGAGCGGTACTTCCGCGACGCCCCACTGATGATCGTCGGGGAGGGCACCAACGAGATCCAGCGCAACGTGATCGCCGCCCAGCTCGTCAAGCGCGGGGGCCTGGAACGCTGGTGA
- a CDS encoding HAD-IC family P-type ATPase — MAAGIVEAAADEGLSAAQVAAARRAGRTNAPVTAGTRGYGRILRTNVFSSYNTILFAIGLVLLVLGRYGDALTSVGLGLVNAVVGAVQEMRAKRKLDRLQLLDAAEVTVVRDGSEQRVPAADVVAGDVLVVRAGEQVVVDGPVLTGRAEADESLLTGESDPVVRTPGDLLRSGSHCVAGTARQRATAVGADSYAGRLTLQARADTTEATPLQRRIDFVVRLTMVLVVLMSGAILAQAFLEGFSLLRVVQITAVLSGLVPYGLFFLIAVAYTRGAARLAGRGALVQQVNAVEAVTHVDVVCTDKTGTLTTGALRMDGLDPLDGTDPGPVLARFAATVADPNLTSAALATALPGTPWELRDEVAFTSSLRWSGQVTTGGEAFVLGAPDALAPHLDDPDAVADRVEARTAAGLRVLLLARAARAGAALRDGDGRPALPALDPVALVVLSDELRPGVADALERFAADGVAVKVLSGDDPRTVAALAAKAGLDVGEAVAGSEVEELDDSAGGRAALDALVARTTVFGRVTPEQKERVVASLRRGGAHVAMLGDGVNDARALKRAHVGVAMRSGSAVTRDVADIVLVDDSFDALLPARTEGRRIIDGIAVSMYVFLTRVATQGLVIMAVTMLGLGFPYSPTQVGLTLLTVGVPTLFLTLWATPSEPDPDLLSNLARFVVPASVVTAGAGTVVYTVLYQGILQGFTSGRTPAQVIEQFQSYTGLTYGTDADFAGAAATLGAQTGLSTFVGPASFVLILFLLPPHRFLAAWTAPVSDRRPAWLVLGLTVVFAGVVGTPALSSYFGLTGAARPVFLVVLPVLVCWFALMWVVLRFRLMDRMLGTHRLPGRVGQPPS; from the coding sequence GTGGCGGCCGGGATCGTGGAGGCGGCGGCCGACGAGGGGCTGAGTGCGGCGCAGGTCGCCGCGGCGCGCCGGGCGGGCCGGACGAACGCGCCGGTCACCGCGGGGACGCGCGGCTACGGGCGGATCCTGCGTACCAACGTCTTCTCCTCCTACAACACGATCCTGTTCGCGATCGGCCTGGTCCTGCTGGTGCTGGGCCGCTACGGCGACGCCCTGACCAGCGTCGGGCTCGGCCTGGTCAACGCCGTCGTCGGGGCGGTGCAGGAGATGCGGGCCAAGCGGAAGCTGGACCGGCTGCAGCTGCTCGACGCCGCGGAGGTCACCGTCGTGCGGGACGGTTCCGAGCAGCGGGTGCCGGCCGCCGACGTCGTCGCCGGGGACGTGCTGGTGGTGCGGGCGGGCGAGCAGGTCGTCGTCGACGGGCCGGTGCTGACCGGGCGGGCCGAGGCCGACGAGTCGCTGCTCACCGGCGAGTCCGACCCGGTCGTCAGGACCCCCGGCGACCTGCTGCGCTCGGGCAGCCACTGCGTCGCCGGCACCGCCCGCCAGCGCGCGACCGCCGTCGGCGCCGACAGCTACGCCGGCCGGCTGACGCTGCAGGCCCGCGCGGACACCACCGAGGCGACACCGCTGCAGCGGCGCATCGACTTCGTCGTCCGGCTGACCATGGTGCTGGTCGTGCTGATGAGCGGCGCGATCCTGGCCCAGGCGTTCCTGGAGGGGTTCTCGCTGCTGCGGGTCGTGCAGATCACCGCGGTGCTGTCCGGGCTGGTCCCCTACGGCCTGTTCTTCCTGATCGCCGTCGCCTACACCCGCGGCGCGGCCCGGCTGGCCGGGCGCGGCGCGCTGGTGCAGCAGGTCAACGCGGTGGAGGCGGTCACCCACGTCGACGTCGTCTGCACCGACAAGACCGGCACCCTGACCACCGGCGCGCTGCGCATGGACGGGCTCGACCCGCTCGACGGGACCGACCCGGGGCCGGTGCTCGCGCGGTTCGCGGCGACGGTGGCCGACCCGAACCTCACCTCCGCCGCGCTCGCCACGGCGCTGCCCGGCACGCCGTGGGAGCTGCGCGACGAGGTCGCGTTCACCTCGTCGCTGCGCTGGTCCGGGCAGGTCACCACCGGCGGGGAGGCGTTCGTGCTCGGCGCCCCGGACGCGCTCGCACCGCACCTGGACGACCCGGACGCCGTCGCCGACCGGGTGGAGGCGCGCACCGCAGCCGGGCTGCGGGTGCTGCTGCTGGCCCGGGCCGCGCGGGCGGGCGCCGCGCTGCGCGACGGCGACGGTCGCCCCGCCCTGCCCGCCCTGGACCCGGTGGCGCTGGTGGTGCTGTCCGACGAGCTGCGCCCCGGCGTCGCCGACGCCCTGGAGCGGTTCGCCGCGGACGGGGTCGCAGTGAAGGTGCTCTCGGGCGACGACCCGCGCACCGTCGCCGCGCTCGCGGCGAAGGCCGGGCTCGACGTGGGTGAGGCGGTCGCCGGGTCCGAGGTCGAGGAGCTCGACGACTCCGCCGGGGGCCGGGCCGCGCTCGACGCGCTCGTCGCCCGGACCACGGTGTTCGGGCGGGTCACCCCGGAGCAGAAGGAGCGGGTCGTCGCGAGCCTGCGCCGGGGTGGCGCGCACGTCGCGATGCTCGGTGACGGGGTGAACGACGCGCGTGCCCTCAAACGGGCCCACGTCGGCGTCGCGATGCGCAGCGGCTCGGCGGTGACCCGCGACGTCGCCGACATCGTGCTCGTCGACGACTCGTTCGACGCGCTGCTGCCGGCGCGCACCGAGGGCCGCCGGATCATCGACGGCATCGCCGTGTCGATGTACGTGTTCCTCACCCGGGTCGCCACCCAGGGCCTGGTGATCATGGCCGTGACCATGCTCGGGCTCGGGTTCCCCTACTCCCCCACCCAGGTCGGGCTGACGCTGCTGACCGTCGGCGTGCCCACGCTGTTCCTGACGCTGTGGGCGACGCCGTCCGAGCCGGACCCGGACCTGCTGAGCAACCTCGCCCGCTTCGTGGTGCCGGCATCCGTGGTGACCGCGGGCGCGGGGACGGTCGTCTACACGGTGCTCTACCAGGGCATCCTCCAGGGCTTCACCAGCGGACGGACCCCGGCGCAGGTGATCGAGCAGTTCCAGAGCTACACCGGGCTGACCTACGGCACCGACGCCGACTTCGCCGGTGCGGCCGCGACGCTCGGCGCGCAGACCGGGCTGTCGACGTTCGTGGGGCCGGCGTCGTTCGTGCTGATCCTGTTCCTGCTGCCGCCGCACCGGTTCCTCGCGGCGTGGACGGCACCGGTGTCCGACCGTCGCCCGGCCTGGCTGGTGCTGGGCCTGACCGTGGTGTTCGCGGGCGTGGTCGGGACCCCGGCGCTGTCGTCGTACTTCGGGCTCACCGGCGCGGCGCGGCCGGTGTTCCTGGTGGTGCTGCCGGTCCTGGTCTGCTGGTTCGCCCTGATGTGGGTGGTGCTGCGGTTCCGGCTGATGGACCGGATGCTGGGGACCCACCGGCTGCCCGGGCGGGTCGGTCAGCCGCCGTCCTGA
- a CDS encoding AI-2E family transporter has product MDSGSQPAARAENRGARRDPAGGGLLSPSPTAPAASRGTVIGNGLTWLAAWSLRVALIAVGLVIVGYVIGMLWVVVWPVVLAILLATVLRPPAALLIRWRVPAAAASAIVLLVGIAAVTGLFVSIAPSIAGQTQQITSGVIAALGQIQQWVTGPPLNLGDGQIGDIVNQVTQQLQQSATAIAGGVLTGVSTLASGLISLVLALVLTFFFVKDGPRFLPWLTSITGRSAGGHIAEVLRRMWDVLGGFIRVQALVSLIDAVFIGIGLVLLGIPLALPLAVLTFVGGFIPIVGAVVAGSLAVLIALVTQGFGTAVAVAVLVVAVQQIEGNVLQPFLQGQSLKLHGAVVLLAVTAGGSLAGIAGAFLAVPVAAVVAVLLRYLGEQIDLRDRRFSGVDDVAAGTPVTAVDGAAPASAATGTDTKTGTGTDTATGDDSETVGGDAVPAPPDSARQDGG; this is encoded by the coding sequence ATGGATTCGGGGTCGCAACCGGCCGCGCGCGCCGAGAACCGTGGGGCGCGGCGGGACCCGGCGGGGGGCGGGCTGCTGAGCCCGTCGCCGACGGCCCCGGCCGCCAGCCGCGGCACCGTCATCGGCAACGGGCTCACCTGGCTGGCGGCGTGGAGCCTGCGGGTCGCGCTGATCGCCGTCGGACTGGTGATCGTCGGCTACGTCATCGGCATGCTGTGGGTCGTCGTCTGGCCCGTCGTGCTCGCGATCCTGCTGGCCACCGTCCTGCGTCCGCCCGCGGCGCTGCTCATCAGGTGGCGGGTGCCGGCCGCGGCGGCCTCCGCGATCGTGCTGCTCGTCGGCATCGCCGCGGTGACCGGGCTGTTCGTGAGCATCGCGCCGTCGATCGCCGGGCAGACCCAGCAGATCACCTCCGGGGTGATCGCGGCGCTCGGGCAGATCCAGCAGTGGGTGACCGGGCCACCGCTGAACCTCGGCGACGGTCAGATCGGTGACATCGTCAACCAGGTCACCCAGCAGTTGCAGCAGAGCGCGACCGCCATCGCCGGCGGCGTCCTGACCGGGGTGTCCACCCTGGCGTCCGGGCTGATCTCGCTGGTGCTGGCGCTGGTGCTGACGTTCTTCTTCGTCAAGGACGGGCCCCGGTTCCTGCCGTGGCTGACCTCGATCACCGGTCGCAGCGCGGGCGGGCACATCGCCGAGGTGCTGCGCCGGATGTGGGACGTGCTCGGCGGCTTCATCCGCGTCCAGGCGCTGGTGAGCCTCATCGACGCCGTGTTCATCGGCATCGGCCTGGTGCTGCTGGGCATCCCGCTGGCGCTGCCGCTCGCCGTGCTGACCTTCGTCGGCGGGTTCATCCCGATCGTCGGTGCGGTCGTCGCGGGCTCGCTGGCCGTGCTCATCGCGCTGGTCACGCAGGGCTTCGGCACCGCGGTCGCGGTGGCGGTGCTGGTCGTGGCGGTGCAACAGATCGAGGGCAACGTGCTGCAGCCCTTCCTGCAGGGACAGAGCCTCAAGCTGCACGGTGCCGTCGTGCTGCTGGCGGTGACGGCGGGCGGGTCGCTCGCCGGGATCGCCGGTGCGTTCCTCGCGGTGCCGGTCGCGGCCGTCGTCGCGGTGCTGCTGCGCTACCTCGGTGAGCAGATCGACCTGCGGGACCGCCGGTTCTCCGGTGTGGACGACGTCGCCGCGGGCACCCCGGTCACCGCCGTCGACGGCGCGGCCCCGGCCTCCGCCGCTACCGGCACCGACACAAAGACCGGGACCGGGACCGACACGGCAACCGGGGACGACAGCGAGACCGTCGGGGGCGACGCCGTGCCCGCCCCGCCGGACTCCGCCCGTCAGGACGGCGGCTGA
- a CDS encoding SDR family NAD(P)-dependent oxidoreductase, protein MTTIAIVGAGPGLGAAAARRFGREGFEVALIGRRRDRAEALAAELADDGVAAHPFTADARDPAALAATLERVAETVGPVEVLQYSPAPQKDFLRPLLETTPADLVGPVEMSVYGPVAAVHQVLPGMRALGRGTVLFVNGGSGARPSSRVAGTSIAFAGLGAFAAMLHDELAGDGVHVAQLIVPGAIEPGHPRKDPAVLAGTLWTLHRDRPAGFRHLADDL, encoded by the coding sequence ATGACCACCATCGCGATCGTCGGTGCCGGACCGGGACTCGGTGCGGCGGCGGCCCGGCGCTTCGGGCGCGAGGGGTTCGAGGTCGCCCTGATCGGACGGCGCCGCGACCGTGCCGAGGCGCTGGCCGCCGAGCTGGCCGACGACGGCGTCGCCGCGCACCCCTTCACCGCCGACGCCCGCGACCCCGCCGCCCTCGCCGCGACGCTGGAACGGGTCGCGGAGACCGTCGGCCCGGTCGAGGTGCTGCAGTACAGCCCCGCACCGCAGAAGGACTTCCTGCGGCCGCTGCTCGAGACCACCCCGGCCGACCTCGTCGGGCCGGTCGAGATGTCGGTGTACGGGCCGGTCGCGGCCGTGCACCAGGTGCTGCCCGGGATGCGCGCGCTGGGCCGCGGCACGGTGCTGTTCGTCAACGGCGGCAGCGGGGCCCGGCCGTCGTCGCGGGTGGCGGGCACCTCCATCGCCTTCGCCGGGCTCGGCGCCTTCGCGGCGATGCTGCACGACGAGCTGGCCGGCGACGGCGTGCACGTCGCCCAGCTGATCGTCCCCGGCGCGATCGAGCCCGGGCACCCCCGCAAGGACCCCGCCGTACTCGCCGGGACCCTGTGGACACTGCACCGCGACCGGCCCGCCGGGTTCCGCCATCTCGCCGACGACCTCTGA